From Salvia splendens isolate huo1 chromosome 16, SspV2, whole genome shotgun sequence, a single genomic window includes:
- the LOC121770563 gene encoding probable choline kinase 2 translates to MGSPDKSARIPDDARKILVRMAAEWRDIVDPQALQVVPLKGAMTNEVYQIKWIRNSSPEEPLPRSKKVLVRIYGAGVDVFFARENEIRTFEFVSKQGQGPRLLGRFANGRVEEFIHARTLSAADLRDPEISAIIASKMKEFHDLDMPGSKKIVLWDRLRKWVTEAKRVSSPQEAKEFRLGDLEAEISALEKKLYTNDRIGFCHNDLQYGNIMMDEETRSITIIDYEYASYNPMSFDIANHFCEMAADYHTETPHVLDYNKYPDLQERDRFLRVYLAASGKQPRDSEVKQLNQEVEKYTLASHLVWGLWGLISAHVNDIDFDYVEYARQRFRAYWAKKREVLGDS, encoded by the exons ATGGGATCTCCCGACAAATCCGCTCGCATTCCCGATGACGCCAGGAAGATTCTCGTGCGCATGGCGGCGGAGTGGCGCGACATCGTCGATCCGCAGGCGCTGCAGGTGGTCCCGCTCAAGGGAGCCATGACGAACGAGGTCTACCAGATCAAGTGGATTAGGAATTCCAGCCCTGAGGAGCCGCTGCCGAGATCGAAGAAAGTGCTGGTCAGGATTTACGGCGCCGGTGTGGATGTGTTCTTCGCTCGTGAGAATGAGATACGCACGTTTGAGTTCGTGTCGAAGCAAGGCCAGGGGCCTAGGCTGCTCGGACGGTTCGCTAATGGCCGTGTTGAGGAGTTCATTCACGCTCGG ACTCTTTCTGCCGCTGATTTGCGTGATCCTGAAATATCTGCTATAATAGCTTCtaaaatgaaagaatttcatgACCTGGATATGCCTGGATCTAAGAAGATCGTCCTCTGGGATAGACTGAG AAAATGGGTTACGGAAGCCAAACGTGTTTCATCGCCTCAAGAAGCCAAGGAATTTCGCTTAGGGGACCTGGAAGCTGAAATATCGGCTCTGGAGAAGAAACTCTATACCAATGATCGTATAGGATTCTGCCACAATGATTTGCAATATGGTAACATAATGATGGATGAAGAAACCAGATcgataaccataatt GATTATGAATACGCAAGCTACAACCCTATGTCCTTTGACATTGCAAATCATTTTTGTGAGATGGCTGCTGACTATCATACTGAAACCCCTCATGTCTTGGACTACAATAAATATCCAG ATCTGCAGGAGCGTGACAGATTCTTGCGTGTCTATCTGGCTGCCTCAG GAAAACAACCTAGAGACTCGGAGGTGAAGCAATTGAATCAAGAAGTGGAGAAGTATACTCTTGCTAGCCATCTTGTTTGGGGGTTATGGGGATTAATCTCG GCGCATGTCAATGATATCGATTTTGACTACGTAGAGTATGCAAGACAAAGATTTCGAGCTTACTGGGCAAAGAAACGTGAAGTACTGGGAGATTCATAG
- the LOC121769890 gene encoding lysine-specific demethylase JMJ18-like encodes MKLKDYPSRNTQKNDESHESPGSPRHRKVLARWDPNEACRPDIDDAPIFYPTEEDFQDTLGYIASIRPKAEAYGICKIVPPPSWKPPCPLKEKEVWERSKFSTRIQHVDLLQNREPMRKKSQRKRKRRRQFNTRPRRRARSESSEANAAGESEEKFGFKSGSDFTLDEFERYADEFKESHFRVKERAQESSAEIGQDKRCSPTVNDIEGEYWRIIEQPTDEVEVYYGADLETGTLGSGFPKDYPLMTDDSKISQYVTSGWNLNNLPRLPGSVLGFEECNISGVVVPWLYIGMCFSSFCWHVEDHHLYSLNYHHWGDPKMWYGVPGNQASSLEQAMKKHLSDLFEEQPDLLNELVTQLSPSVLKSEGVPVYRVVQNSGEFVLTFPRAYHAGFNCGFNCAEAVNVAPVDWLQHGQNAVELYSTQLHKTSISHDKLLLAAAKEAVQALWEISVLKKENPDNLRWKSFCGKDGMLTRAIKARVDLEEKRIERLQGAARIQKMERDFDVNTERECISCFYDLHLSAACCNCSPDRYTCLKHANLVTCCDPENRQVLLRHTIDELKSLVGALEGSMFPQRAWVSNDHRGRLGQKNLSDSILAAHNKLFGADLSPPMKSEYVEETTHKVSSADSDPEQRTNVCVELITLGSVVNGKLWSNKKAIFPLGYKSRVMFYNICNPLVKSRYTSEVMAGGLLGPLFKVTLEELPHVSFVHMSAEECWSSVCKRLNQEIQTQRSLGKEGLPPMQPPGSISGLEMFGFNTPSVVEAIEALDPHHKSAEYWGNKALSNKSSSSTGDSLAAEKNSLETRSAGGEITESFEATTEETRSVFGRLLRKANREEMEMLHMILCRGSTSSLWRVAIETLTDEIQKNSK; translated from the exons ATGAAACTGAAG GATTATCCTTCCCGAAACACCCAGAAAAACGACGAGAGCCATGAGTCTCCTGGCAGTCCACGTCACAGAAAG GTCTTGGCAAGATGGGATCCGAATGAAGCCTGCAGGCCCGATATAGATGACGCTCCAATCTTTTATCCAACCGAGGAG GATTTCCAAGACACTCTTGGTTATATAGCAAGCATTCGTCCGAAAGCTGAGGCTTATGGTATATGTAAAATTGTGCCGCCTCCATCTTGGAAGCCACCTTGTCCGCTTAAAGAAAAGGAAGTGTGGGAAAGATCAAAATTCTCAACACGGATTCAGCATGTCGACCTCCTTCAAAACAGGGAGCCAATGAGGAAAAAGTCGCAAAGAAAGAGGAAAAGGCGGAGGCAGTTCAATACGAGGCCAAGGAGACGTGCTCGTTCTGAGAGTTCAGAGGCTAATGCAGCTGGTGAAAGTGAAGAAAAGTTTGGCTTTAAATCAGGATCCGATTTCACGCTTGATGAATTTGAAAGATATGCAGACGAATTTAAAGAATCTCACTTCAGAGTGAAGGAAAGAGCACAAGAGTCCTCCGCTGAGATCGGGCAAGATAAGAGATGCTCTCCCACAGTTAATGATATCGAAGGAGAGTATTGGCGGATCATTGAACAGCCTACAGATGAGGTTGAG GTGTACTACGGAGCTGATCTCGAAACGGGAACGCTGGGAAGTGGATTTCCTAAAGATTATCCGTTAATGACAGATGATTCTAAGATTAGTCAATACGTGACTTCAGGCTGGAATCTGAATAATTTACCTCGTCTCCCGGGTTCTGTTTTGGGTTTCGAAGAATGCAACATATCTGGTGTAGTTGTACCATGGCTTTACATAGGAATGTGCTTCTCGTCGTTCTGTTGG CATGTCGAAGACCACCATCTCTACTCGCTCAACTATCATCACTGGGGAGATCCGAAAATGTGGTATGGAGTGCCAGGGAATCAAGCTTCTTCATTGGAGCAAGCTATGAAAAAGCACTTGTCCGATCTCTTTGAAGAACAACCGGATTTACTAAACGAATTG GTTACTCAGCTTTCGCCATCCGTTTTGAAATCGGAAGGGGTGCCAGTGTATCGTGTTGTCCAAAACTCCGGGGAGTTTGTTCTCACCTTCCCAAGGGCTTACCACGCGGGTTTCAACTGTGGCTTTAATTGTGCGGAGGCAGTAAATGTGGCCCCTGTTGATTGGCTACAACACGGTCaaaatgcagtcgagctctatAGCACGCAGCTTCACAAGACATCGATATCACATGATAAGTTGCTTTTGGCTGCTGCTAAGGAGGCCGTCCAGGCGCTATGGGAGATCTCTGTTCTAAAGAAAGAAAATCCCGACAATCTGAGATGGAAAAGCTTCTGTGGGAAGGACGGGATGCTTACCCGAGCAATTAAG GCGAGGGTTGATTTAGAAGAGAAAAGAATCGAACGCCTCCAAGGGGCAGCACGCATCCAGAAGATGGAAAGGGATTTCGATGTGAATACAGAGAGAGAATGCATTTCTTGCTTTTACGACTTACATCTCTCTGCTGCTTGTTGCAATTGTTCGCCGGATAGGTATACATGCCTCAAGCACGCAAATCTCGTCACTTGCTGTGATCCCGAGAACAGACAAGTCCTTCTCCGCCACACCATCGATGAGTTGAAGTCATTGGTCGGGGCGTTGGAAGGTAGCATGTTTCCACAGAGAGCATGGGTGTCAAACGATCACCGTGGTCGTTTAGGCCAGAAGAATCTGAGCGACAGTATTCTCGCCGCTCATAATAAGTTGTTCGGGGCTGATCTTTCACCTCCAATGAAATCTGAATACGTAGAAGAGACTACGCATAAAGTTTCAAGTGCTGATTCAGATCCCGAACAAAGGACCAACGTTTGTGTTGAACTCATAACTCTCGGATCTGTTGTTAATGGGAAACTGTGGAGCAACAAGAAGGCCATATTCCCCTTAG GGTATAAAAGCCGTGTAATGTTCTATAATATCTGCAATCCGCTGGTCAAGAGCAGATATACATCAGAAGTCATGGCTGGTGGCCTCCTAGGCCCGTTGTTCAAG GTTACCCTCGAGGAGCTTCCACATGTGAGTTTCGTGCACATGTCAGCAGAGGAATGCTGGTCGAGCGTTTGCAAGAGACTGAATCAAGAAATACAGACACAACGAAGCTTGGGGAAGGAAGGGCTCCCCCCAATGCAGCCTCCAGGTAGCATCAGCGGGCTTGAAATGTTCGGTTTCAACACCCCCTCCGTCGTGGAG GCAATCGAGGCGCTTGACCCTCATCACAAAAGCGCGGAATACTGGGGAAACAAGGCCCTCAGCAACAAGTCATCGTCAAGCACAGGCGATAGCTTAGCAGCTGAGAAGAATTCCTTGGAAACAAGGTCTGCTGGAGGGGAAATAACGGAGAGTTTTGAGGCTACTACTGAGGAGACGAGGTCGGTTTTCGGGAGGCTGTTGAGGAAAGCTAACCGTGAGGAGATGGAGATGCTGCACATGATATTGTGCAGAGGATCGACGAGTTCTTTGTGGAGAGTAGCTATTGAGACGCTGACAGATGAGATTCAGAAGAATTCTAAATAA